The Gemmata palustris genome includes a region encoding these proteins:
- a CDS encoding NeuD/PglB/VioB family sugar acetyltransferase — protein MRPRCVIFGAGGHARVLLDLILEAGAAEPWALLDPDRARWGEEVYGVRVVGGDECLPHLAADGVSHFVVGVGSVGRGSARKRLYEIGTACGLAPLTLIHPTAVRSSRATLGSGAQVLPAAVVNAGARLGENVLVNTAAVVEHDCTVGSHVHVATGARLAGGVRVGDAAHIGAGATVLQGRVIGAGAIVGAGATVVRDVAPGDVVVGVPARVLRAAGPSEENP, from the coding sequence GTGCGACCGCGCTGCGTGATCTTCGGCGCGGGCGGCCACGCCCGTGTCCTGCTGGACCTGATCCTGGAAGCGGGCGCGGCCGAGCCGTGGGCACTTCTCGACCCGGACCGGGCGCGGTGGGGCGAAGAGGTGTACGGGGTTCGCGTCGTCGGGGGCGACGAGTGTTTGCCGCACCTCGCGGCCGACGGGGTCTCCCACTTCGTCGTCGGCGTCGGGTCCGTCGGCCGCGGATCGGCGCGGAAACGGCTGTACGAGATCGGCACCGCCTGCGGACTGGCGCCCCTGACTCTGATTCACCCGACGGCGGTCCGATCGAGCCGTGCGACCCTGGGGAGCGGGGCGCAGGTACTGCCCGCCGCAGTGGTGAACGCGGGCGCCCGCCTCGGCGAGAACGTGTTGGTCAACACTGCGGCGGTCGTCGAACACGATTGCACGGTCGGCAGCCACGTCCACGTCGCCACCGGGGCGCGGCTGGCCGGCGGGGTGCGCGTCGGGGACGCGGCCCACATCGGAGCGGGCGCGACGGTTCTGCAGGGGCGCGTGATCGGGGCCGGTGCGATTGTCGGTGCCGGCGCCACCGTCGTTCGTGACGTCGCACCGGGGGACGTGGTTGTCGGCGTTCCGGCCCGCGTGCTGCGCGCGGCGGGACCATCGGAGGAGAACCCGTGA